Proteins from one Mycobacterium sp. SMC-2 genomic window:
- a CDS encoding GMC oxidoreductase has translation MRPDYDVLIIGSGFGGSVSALRLTEKGYRVGVLEAGRRFADEDFAETSWDLRKFLWAPKLGCYGIQRIHPLRNVMILAGAGVGGGSLNYANTLYVPPEPFFKDRQWSHITDWRDELMPHYEQAKRMLGVVTNPTFTDADRVLKEVADEMGCGDTFVPTPVGVFFGPDGTKTPGKTVPDPYFGGAGPERTGCLECGCCMTGCRYGAKNTLLKNYLGLAESAGAQVIPMTTVKGFQQRPDGVWEVRTVRTGSWLRRDRRTFTATHLILAAGTWGTQHLLFKMRDKGKLPRLSERLGVLTRTNSESIVGAGKLEVDPNLDLTHGVAITSSIHPTSDTHVEPCRYGKGSNAMGLLQTLMTDGTGPEGTDVARWKQLLDQAREDPRRMMRMLNVHQWSERTLIALVMQHLDNSITTYTKRGKLGIRWYTSKQGHGDPNPAWIPVGNRVTRRIAEKIDGVAGGTWGELFNIPLTAHFLGGAAIGDGPEHGVIDPYHRVYGYPTMFVVDGAAISANLGVNPSLSITAQAERAASLWPNKGQRDQRPAQGQPYRRLDPIAPEHPVVPASAPGALRWLPIAPVRSAADA, from the coding sequence TTACGACGTCCTGATCATCGGTTCGGGTTTCGGGGGCAGTGTCAGCGCTCTGCGGCTGACCGAAAAGGGCTACCGCGTAGGCGTATTGGAGGCGGGGCGGCGCTTCGCCGACGAGGATTTCGCCGAGACGTCCTGGGACCTGCGCAAGTTCCTGTGGGCGCCGAAGCTGGGCTGCTACGGCATTCAGCGGATCCACCCGCTGCGCAACGTGATGATCCTGGCCGGCGCCGGGGTGGGCGGCGGCTCCCTGAACTACGCCAACACGCTCTACGTGCCGCCGGAGCCGTTCTTCAAAGACCGGCAGTGGTCGCACATCACCGACTGGCGCGACGAGTTGATGCCGCACTACGAGCAGGCGAAACGGATGCTAGGGGTGGTCACGAACCCGACCTTCACCGACGCCGACCGCGTCCTGAAGGAAGTCGCCGACGAGATGGGCTGCGGTGACACCTTCGTGCCCACCCCGGTGGGCGTGTTCTTCGGCCCCGACGGCACCAAGACGCCCGGCAAGACGGTGCCGGACCCGTACTTCGGCGGCGCGGGACCGGAGCGCACCGGCTGCCTGGAGTGTGGTTGCTGCATGACGGGCTGTCGCTACGGGGCCAAGAACACGCTGCTGAAGAACTACCTCGGCCTCGCGGAATCGGCTGGGGCGCAAGTCATTCCGATGACGACGGTCAAGGGTTTCCAGCAGCGCCCCGACGGGGTGTGGGAGGTCCGCACCGTGCGCACCGGAAGCTGGCTGCGCAGGGACCGGCGCACCTTCACGGCGACGCACCTGATCCTGGCGGCGGGCACCTGGGGAACGCAGCACCTGCTGTTCAAGATGCGCGACAAGGGCAAGTTGCCGCGCCTGTCTGAGCGGCTGGGCGTGCTGACCCGCACCAACTCCGAGTCCATCGTCGGCGCCGGCAAGCTCGAGGTCGACCCGAACCTGGACCTGACGCACGGCGTAGCCATCACTTCGTCGATCCACCCGACCTCGGACACCCACGTCGAACCCTGTCGCTACGGCAAGGGATCCAACGCGATGGGTCTGCTGCAGACGCTGATGACCGACGGCACCGGCCCGGAGGGCACCGACGTGGCGCGCTGGAAGCAGCTGTTGGACCAGGCCCGCGAGGATCCGCGGCGCATGATGCGGATGCTCAACGTCCACCAGTGGAGCGAGCGCACCCTGATCGCGCTGGTCATGCAGCACCTGGACAACTCGATCACCACCTACACCAAGCGCGGGAAGCTGGGCATCCGCTGGTACACGAGCAAGCAGGGGCACGGGGACCCCAACCCGGCCTGGATCCCCGTCGGGAACAGGGTCACCCGGCGCATCGCCGAGAAGATCGACGGCGTTGCCGGCGGCACCTGGGGCGAGCTGTTCAACATCCCGCTGACCGCGCACTTCCTCGGCGGCGCGGCGATCGGCGACGGCCCCGAGCACGGCGTGATCGACCCCTACCACCGGGTGTACGGCTACCCCACGATGTTCGTGGTGGACGGCGCCGCGATCTCGGCGAACCTGGGCGTCAACCCGTCGCTGTCCATCACCGCGCAGGCCGAACGGGCCGCCTCGCTGTGGCCGAACAAGGGCCAAAGGGATCAGCGCCCGGCGCAGGGGCAGCCGTACCGTCGGCTGGATCCGATCGCCCCGGAGCATCCGGTGGTGCCGGCCAGCGCACCGGGCGCGCTGCGCTGGTTGCCGATCGCCCCGGTGCGCTCGGCCGCCGACGCGTGA
- a CDS encoding TauD/TfdA family dioxygenase, with amino-acid sequence MTGQITVTKLGSRIGARVDGVRLGGDLDAEAIERIHQALLAHKVIFLRHQHHLDDDQQLAFAGLLGTPVGHPAAEVLAAKNAPVITPINSEYGKANRWHTDVTFVANYPAASILRAVTLPRYGGSTLWTNTAAAYDDLPEPLTWLVDDLWALHTNRHDYVAPEASTDAQRAFRQAFEKPDFRTEHPVVRVHPETGERTLLLGDFVRGFVGLDSYESTVLFELLQRRITMPENTIRWNWAPGDVAIWDNRATQHRAIDDYDDQHRLMHRVTLMGDVPFNVHRQRSRVVSGAPLEAIAS; translated from the coding sequence ATGACCGGTCAGATAACCGTCACGAAGCTGGGAAGCCGCATCGGTGCCCGGGTCGACGGGGTGCGCCTTGGCGGCGACCTCGACGCGGAGGCGATCGAGAGGATCCACCAGGCGCTGTTGGCCCACAAGGTGATCTTCCTCCGCCACCAGCATCACCTCGATGACGACCAGCAACTGGCGTTCGCCGGCCTGCTGGGCACGCCCGTCGGCCACCCGGCCGCCGAGGTGCTCGCCGCCAAGAACGCGCCCGTCATCACGCCGATCAACTCCGAGTACGGCAAGGCGAACCGCTGGCACACCGACGTCACGTTCGTCGCCAACTACCCGGCGGCCTCGATCCTGCGTGCGGTCACCCTGCCCCGGTATGGCGGGTCGACGCTGTGGACCAACACCGCGGCCGCCTACGACGATCTGCCCGAGCCGCTCACGTGGCTCGTCGACGACCTGTGGGCGCTGCATACCAACCGCCATGACTACGTCGCCCCCGAAGCATCGACCGACGCGCAGCGCGCGTTCCGGCAGGCCTTCGAGAAGCCGGATTTCCGGACCGAGCACCCCGTGGTGCGCGTGCACCCGGAGACCGGCGAGCGCACGCTGCTGTTGGGAGATTTCGTGCGCGGGTTCGTCGGCCTGGACAGCTACGAATCGACCGTGCTCTTCGAATTGCTGCAACGGCGAATCACCATGCCGGAGAACACTATTCGTTGGAACTGGGCCCCGGGCGACGTCGCCATCTGGGACAACCGGGCCACCCAGCACCGGGCGATCGACGACTACGACGACCAGCACCGGCTGATGCACCGCGTCACGTTGATGGGTGACGTGCCCTTCAACGTGCACCGGCAGCGCAGCCGGGTCGTCAGCGGCGCCCCGCTCGAGGCGATCGCGAGCTAA
- a CDS encoding TetR/AcrR family transcriptional regulator: protein MTTAPARGRGKMPTGRAEVAAAILEAATDLFAERGPAATSIRDIAARSNVNHGLVFRHFGTKDQLVGAVLDHLGADLSALLSSEPPADVLDRALDRQMRVMARTVLDGYPAGQLQKRFPTIATLLEWVRPLHDDETDARLAVANALALQFGWRLFAPILRTATGLDELTDDEIRAAARAEVGRILNPG from the coding sequence ATGACTACAGCGCCCGCAAGAGGCCGCGGGAAAATGCCCACCGGGCGGGCGGAGGTGGCCGCGGCGATCCTGGAGGCCGCGACCGACCTGTTCGCCGAGCGCGGCCCCGCCGCGACCTCGATCCGCGACATCGCCGCTCGGTCGAACGTCAACCACGGGCTGGTGTTTCGTCACTTCGGCACCAAGGACCAACTGGTGGGCGCGGTGCTCGATCACCTGGGCGCCGACCTGAGCGCCCTGCTGAGCTCCGAGCCGCCCGCCGACGTGCTGGACCGGGCCCTTGACCGGCAGATGCGCGTCATGGCCCGCACCGTGCTCGACGGGTATCCGGCGGGTCAGCTGCAGAAGCGCTTTCCCACCATCGCGACGTTGCTCGAATGGGTGCGTCCGCTGCACGACGACGAGACCGATGCGCGGCTCGCCGTCGCCAATGCCCTTGCGCTGCAATTCGGTTGGCGGCTCTTCGCGCCGATCCTGCGCACCGCCACGGGGCTCGACGAGCTGACGGACGACGAGATACGGGCGGCCGCGCGGGCCGAGGTGGGGCGGATCCTCAACCCCGGCTGA
- a CDS encoding glycoside hydrolase family 65 protein, producing MITDESFPVDPWHVYETKLDLNILAQSESLFTLSNGHIGLRGNLDEGEPYGLPGTYLNSLYEIRPLPYAEAGYGYPEAGQTIVDVTNGKIIRLLVEDEPFDVRYGELISHERVLDMRAGTMTREAHWRSPAGKEIKLVSTRLVSLAQRGVAAIEYVVEAVGEFARVTVQSELVTNEDQPQTSGDPRVSAILESPLVAVDHENTDTGALLMHRTRSSALMMSAAMDHEIDVPGRVEFSTDARDDLARTTVICGLRPGQQLRIVKYLAYGWSSMRSRPALRDQAAAAIHSARYSGWQGLLKSQRAYLDDFWDSADVEVEGDPEAQQAVRFGLFHLLQASARAERRSIPAKGLTGTGYDGHAFWDTEGYVLPVLTYTAPHAVADALRWRASTLDLAKDRAAELGLKGASFPWRTIRGQECSAYWPAGTAAWHINADIAMAFERYRVVTGDEELEKHCGLAVLVETARLWVSLGHHDRHGVWHLDGVTGPDEYTAIVRDNVFTNLMAAHNLRTAAEACNRHPEAAQAMGVTTEETASWRDAADAANIPYDAGLGVHQQCEGFTTLAEWDFEENHSYPLLLHDPYVRLYPAQVIKQADLVLAMQWQSHAFTAEQKARNVDYYERRMVRDSSLSACTQAVMCAEVGHLELAHDYAYEAGLIDLRDLHHNTRDGLHMASLAGAWTALVGGFGGLRDDEGILSLDPALPDGISRLRFRLRWRDFRVTVDVNHSDVTYTVRDGPGGALTIRHAGEEVSLTTDAPKTIALRERKPLLPPPQQPRGRAPMHRRALSRKK from the coding sequence ATGATCACCGACGAATCGTTTCCCGTCGATCCATGGCATGTCTACGAAACGAAGCTCGACCTGAACATCCTGGCCCAGTCCGAGTCGCTGTTCACCTTGTCCAACGGCCACATCGGGCTACGCGGCAACCTCGACGAGGGTGAGCCCTACGGCCTGCCCGGCACCTACCTGAACTCCTTATACGAGATCCGGCCGCTGCCCTACGCGGAGGCCGGCTACGGCTACCCGGAGGCCGGCCAGACGATCGTCGACGTCACCAACGGCAAGATCATCCGCCTGCTCGTCGAGGACGAGCCGTTCGACGTCCGCTACGGCGAATTGATCTCGCACGAACGGGTTCTCGACATGCGGGCCGGAACGATGACCCGCGAAGCGCATTGGCGCTCCCCCGCGGGCAAGGAGATCAAGCTGGTGTCCACCCGCCTGGTGTCGCTGGCCCAGCGCGGTGTCGCCGCCATCGAATACGTCGTGGAAGCGGTCGGCGAATTCGCTCGCGTGACGGTGCAGTCCGAACTGGTCACCAACGAGGACCAACCCCAGACCTCCGGCGACCCGCGGGTTTCGGCCATTCTGGAGAGCCCGCTGGTGGCAGTCGACCACGAAAACACCGACACCGGAGCGCTTCTCATGCACCGGACCCGCAGCAGCGCCCTGATGATGTCGGCCGCGATGGACCACGAGATCGACGTTCCGGGGCGCGTCGAATTTTCCACCGACGCCCGCGACGACCTGGCGCGGACCACCGTGATCTGCGGGCTGCGCCCCGGACAACAGCTGCGCATCGTGAAGTACTTGGCGTATGGCTGGTCGAGCATGCGTTCGCGTCCGGCCCTGCGCGACCAGGCCGCCGCCGCCATCCACAGCGCCCGCTACAGCGGGTGGCAGGGGTTGCTGAAGTCGCAGCGGGCCTACCTGGACGACTTCTGGGACAGCGCGGACGTCGAGGTCGAGGGCGACCCCGAAGCCCAGCAGGCGGTGCGGTTCGGGCTTTTCCACCTGTTGCAGGCCAGCGCGCGCGCCGAGCGCCGCTCGATCCCGGCCAAGGGGCTCACCGGAACCGGCTACGACGGTCACGCCTTCTGGGACACCGAAGGGTACGTGCTGCCGGTGCTCACCTACACCGCGCCGCATGCGGTGGCCGATGCGCTGCGGTGGCGGGCGTCGACGCTGGACCTCGCCAAGGATCGGGCGGCCGAGCTCGGCCTCAAGGGCGCCAGCTTTCCCTGGCGCACCATCCGCGGACAGGAGTGCTCGGCCTACTGGCCGGCGGGCACAGCGGCCTGGCACATCAACGCCGACATCGCCATGGCCTTCGAGCGGTACCGCGTCGTCACGGGTGACGAGGAGCTCGAAAAGCATTGCGGGCTAGCGGTGCTCGTCGAGACCGCACGGCTGTGGGTCTCGCTCGGTCACCACGATCGGCACGGCGTCTGGCACCTCGACGGAGTCACCGGACCCGACGAGTACACGGCGATCGTGCGGGACAACGTCTTCACCAACCTGATGGCCGCGCACAACCTGCGCACCGCCGCCGAGGCCTGCAACCGCCACCCCGAGGCGGCGCAGGCCATGGGGGTCACCACCGAGGAGACGGCTTCCTGGCGCGACGCGGCCGACGCCGCCAACATCCCCTACGACGCCGGCCTTGGGGTCCATCAGCAATGCGAAGGGTTCACCACCCTGGCGGAGTGGGACTTCGAGGAGAACCACTCCTACCCATTGCTGCTGCACGACCCATACGTGCGGCTCTATCCCGCGCAGGTGATCAAGCAGGCCGACCTGGTGCTGGCGATGCAGTGGCAGAGCCACGCGTTCACCGCGGAACAGAAGGCCCGCAACGTCGACTACTACGAGCGACGCATGGTGCGCGACTCGTCGCTGTCCGCCTGTACCCAGGCGGTGATGTGCGCAGAGGTCGGCCACCTGGAATTGGCGCACGACTACGCGTATGAGGCCGGGCTGATCGACCTGCGCGATCTGCACCACAACACCCGCGACGGCTTGCACATGGCCTCGCTGGCCGGCGCCTGGACGGCGCTGGTGGGCGGCTTCGGCGGCCTGCGCGACGACGAGGGTATCCTGTCGCTGGATCCCGCGCTGCCCGACGGCATTTCGCGGCTGCGTTTCCGGCTTCGGTGGCGCGATTTCCGGGTCACGGTCGACGTCAACCATTCCGACGTCACCTACACGGTGCGCGACGGACCGGGCGGCGCGCTCACCATCCGGCACGCGGGCGAGGAGGTCAGCCTGACCACCGACGCACCGAAAACCATTGCGCTGCGCGAGCGCAAGCCGCTGCTGCCGCCCCCGCAGCAGCCGCGGGGCCGCGCGCCGATGCACCGCCGGGCACTGTCCCGGAAGAAGTGA
- a CDS encoding nuclear transport factor 2 family protein has product MDRERTIELAGRLLEAWNTQEVERVVDCYTADVRYRDPNTRGFVQGSDAMRRYLTKLFDRWQMHWTLREAYPLRDDEGAAVLWRAKFRCTDDDAEVEIDGMDLALARGDRLSRNDVYFDRAALAPLAEHLSGTFVPR; this is encoded by the coding sequence ATGGACCGCGAGCGCACAATCGAGCTGGCAGGACGGCTTCTCGAAGCGTGGAACACCCAGGAAGTCGAACGTGTCGTCGACTGCTATACCGCCGACGTCCGCTACCGCGACCCGAACACCCGCGGCTTTGTGCAGGGTTCCGACGCGATGCGCCGCTACCTGACGAAGCTCTTCGACCGCTGGCAGATGCACTGGACTTTGCGCGAGGCGTATCCGTTGCGCGACGACGAAGGCGCCGCGGTCCTCTGGCGTGCCAAATTCCGTTGCACAGACGACGACGCCGAGGTCGAAATCGACGGTATGGACTTGGCTTTGGCGCGGGGCGATCGGCTGAGCCGCAACGACGTCTACTTCGATCGCGCGGCGTTGGCGCCACTGGCGGAGCACCTGTCGGGCACGTTTGTTCCCCGGTAA
- a CDS encoding TetR/AcrR family transcriptional regulator: MAATPATVRTGDRRAAIIEAALNRFLVQGLNATSLRQIQSDARVSNGSLFHHFPSKEVLAAAVYVDCVSRYQQAFLAELGRYEDAETAVRTIVDMHLRWCVDHPQMARFLITMTEPAVLRAAESELTRLNERFATALHSWWRPHAHYGTLRPLSPAHSQALWLGPAQELVRSWLLGVIKDPPGASDVEVLADAAWLCLRASTS, from the coding sequence ATGGCAGCGACCCCGGCAACCGTTCGCACCGGCGACCGCCGGGCGGCGATCATCGAGGCAGCGCTCAATCGGTTTCTCGTTCAAGGCCTCAACGCGACATCGTTGCGGCAGATTCAGTCCGACGCGCGGGTCAGCAACGGCAGCCTCTTTCACCATTTCCCTAGCAAGGAGGTGCTCGCGGCCGCGGTCTATGTCGACTGCGTGAGCCGTTACCAGCAGGCCTTCCTCGCCGAGCTGGGGCGGTATGAGGATGCGGAGACCGCCGTGCGCACCATCGTCGATATGCACCTCCGTTGGTGTGTCGATCACCCCCAGATGGCGCGATTCCTCATCACGATGACCGAGCCGGCAGTGCTGCGGGCCGCCGAGAGCGAGCTGACGCGGCTGAACGAGCGGTTCGCCACCGCACTGCATTCGTGGTGGCGCCCACACGCCCACTATGGGACCTTGCGACCACTGAGCCCGGCCCACAGTCAGGCACTGTGGCTGGGTCCGGCCCAGGAGTTGGTGCGTTCCTGGTTGCTGGGGGTCATCAAGGATCCGCCGGGCGCGAGCGATGTAGAGGTCCTCGCCGACGCGGCGTGGCTCTGCCTGCGCGCCAGCACCTCTTAG
- a CDS encoding alpha/beta fold hydrolase: MRPNETADQRYTMTWSGGHGEVKFFQRSDGSRLRYFTTGTGPPLVLLHTVRTQLDYFQRVVPALWDDFTVYALDLPGMGWSDIVPGARYGEPETRGAVVEFVETLDLRDVTLAGESMGAALALSASIELDSVRHVVAFNPYDYPSGLERGNWFARVIGAGVRLPSSGPVFARLENRLILEGVLAGGFADRHALPKDFLTELRRSGRRRGYPTVNRAVMRSLTGFVDAKDRYPQVTAPVTLAYSEHDWSRPAERADVARRLGSGETSIVPGAGHFSALERPAEMARIIRQSTGR; encoded by the coding sequence TTGCGGCCCAACGAGACTGCCGACCAGCGCTACACGATGACGTGGAGCGGCGGTCACGGCGAGGTGAAGTTCTTCCAGCGGTCCGACGGATCCCGGTTGCGTTACTTCACGACGGGGACCGGCCCACCGCTCGTCCTGCTGCACACCGTGCGCACCCAGCTCGACTACTTCCAGCGGGTCGTGCCCGCGCTGTGGGACGACTTCACGGTGTACGCGCTCGATCTTCCCGGAATGGGGTGGTCCGACATCGTCCCCGGCGCGCGCTACGGCGAGCCGGAAACACGCGGCGCCGTCGTCGAATTCGTCGAAACTCTCGACCTGCGTGACGTCACGCTGGCCGGCGAATCGATGGGCGCCGCGCTCGCGTTGTCGGCCTCGATCGAGCTGGACAGCGTGCGCCACGTCGTCGCCTTCAATCCCTACGACTACCCAAGCGGCCTGGAGCGCGGCAACTGGTTCGCCCGGGTGATCGGCGCGGGCGTCCGCCTGCCCAGCTCCGGACCGGTCTTCGCCCGGCTGGAAAACCGCCTCATCCTCGAAGGCGTGCTGGCCGGCGGCTTCGCCGACCGCCACGCGCTGCCGAAGGACTTCCTCACCGAGCTGCGACGCAGCGGACGTCGGCGCGGCTACCCGACCGTGAACCGGGCCGTCATGCGCAGCCTCACCGGGTTCGTCGACGCGAAAGATCGCTACCCGCAGGTGACGGCACCCGTCACGCTGGCCTACAGCGAGCACGATTGGTCGCGTCCGGCGGAGCGAGCGGACGTCGCTCGCCGGCTCGGGAGCGGCGAAACCAGCATTGTGCCCGGCGCGGGCCATTTCTCGGCGCTCGAGCGCCCAGCCGAGATGGCCCGGATCATCCGGCAAAGCACCGGAAGATGA
- a CDS encoding class I SAM-dependent methyltransferase, with protein sequence MNDTIPDQYSTGLSQNNIEQALLSAGKDLGRLAPTDLGLLEDFHTMGRVATSQLVGLVGIAGESKVLDAGSGIGGTARYVADRYGCRVTTVDLTDEYCDTARWLNRLVGLDGLIDVHQADVTELPFADDTFDVAISQHVQMNVADKARLYTEARRVLKVGGRLALWDITTGKHGRLDYPLPWADQPSRSHLVSADELRAAVESAGFAVERWNDLTEQAAALMQTVLAQPAGPLSLHAFVPDFRRKAENLTRALADGRLRAIQAVSTR encoded by the coding sequence ATGAACGACACGATTCCGGACCAGTACTCAACCGGACTGTCGCAGAACAACATCGAGCAGGCGCTGCTGTCCGCCGGAAAGGACCTCGGCCGCCTCGCCCCCACCGATCTGGGCCTGCTGGAAGACTTCCACACCATGGGCCGGGTGGCGACAAGCCAACTCGTAGGCCTGGTCGGCATCGCCGGTGAAAGCAAAGTGCTCGACGCCGGCAGCGGGATCGGCGGCACCGCCCGATACGTCGCCGACCGCTATGGCTGCCGGGTTACCACGGTGGATCTCACTGACGAATACTGCGATACGGCGCGTTGGCTCAATCGCCTTGTCGGCCTCGACGGCCTCATCGACGTTCACCAGGCCGACGTGACCGAATTACCTTTCGCCGACGACACTTTCGACGTCGCCATCAGCCAGCATGTCCAGATGAATGTGGCTGACAAGGCCCGCCTCTACACCGAAGCGCGCCGAGTCCTCAAGGTCGGCGGACGGCTCGCCCTGTGGGACATCACGACAGGAAAACACGGCAGACTCGACTATCCCCTGCCATGGGCCGACCAACCCTCCCGCAGCCATCTGGTCAGCGCCGACGAGTTGCGCGCCGCCGTCGAGTCCGCCGGGTTCGCCGTCGAACGCTGGAACGACCTCACCGAGCAGGCGGCCGCACTCATGCAAACCGTGCTGGCCCAGCCCGCCGGCCCCCTGAGCCTGCACGCCTTCGTCCCCGACTTCCGGCGCAAGGCCGAAAACCTCACCCGCGCCCTGGCCGACGGACGGCTTCGGGCCATTCAGGCGGTGAGCACACGATGA
- a CDS encoding class I SAM-dependent methyltransferase, protein MSDSTYVLGHADVEVRRLLLQGRLYNDYTEHALRLAGLRPGMRVLDIGCGPGDVSFIAARLVGPTGRVLGVDAAPAMVELARARATEQGLRTVRFTQDAVDAITLDEPVDAVIGRLILMHLPDPAGTLRHLSSFVRPGGVVAFSENDITATRAIPDLPLFGRVSAGIVRAFEALGLSARFGTTLHTVFTDAGLGAPRLTQGTPVGTAADADILAYAAEVWRLVSPVAEQGGFVIEEVSDIDNFVPQFQREALAANAFITMPPLITAWARVRP, encoded by the coding sequence ATGAGCGACAGCACCTATGTCCTCGGCCACGCCGACGTGGAGGTGCGGCGACTCCTCCTGCAGGGGCGGCTGTACAACGACTACACCGAGCACGCACTGCGACTCGCCGGGCTGCGGCCGGGCATGCGGGTGCTCGATATCGGCTGCGGCCCCGGTGACGTGTCGTTCATCGCCGCTCGGCTGGTGGGCCCGACCGGGCGTGTCCTCGGGGTGGACGCCGCGCCCGCGATGGTCGAGCTCGCCCGCGCCCGTGCCACCGAGCAAGGCCTGCGCACAGTGCGTTTCACACAGGACGCCGTCGATGCGATCACACTGGACGAACCGGTGGACGCGGTGATCGGCCGGCTGATCCTCATGCACCTGCCCGACCCGGCCGGCACGCTGCGGCACCTGAGCTCGTTCGTGCGCCCGGGCGGCGTCGTCGCGTTCTCCGAGAACGACATCACCGCGACGCGCGCCATCCCGGACCTGCCGCTGTTCGGGCGGGTGTCGGCGGGCATCGTCCGCGCGTTCGAGGCGTTGGGCCTGTCCGCGCGGTTCGGCACCACGCTGCACACCGTCTTCACCGACGCCGGCCTGGGCGCGCCGCGCCTGACCCAGGGGACGCCGGTCGGCACCGCCGCCGACGCCGACATCCTCGCCTACGCCGCGGAAGTCTGGCGGTTGGTGTCCCCCGTCGCGGAACAGGGCGGCTTCGTCATCGAGGAGGTGAGCGACATCGACAACTTCGTGCCGCAATTTCAGCGGGAAGCGCTCGCGGCCAACGCCTTCATCACGATGCCCCCGTTGATCACCGCTTGGGCGCGGGTGCGGCCATGA